The following is a genomic window from Scylla paramamosain isolate STU-SP2022 chromosome 19, ASM3559412v1, whole genome shotgun sequence.
ATTTGTACAGGAGAAAGATTTGAAAAGAAGCAAGCATTAATTcgtaaataaagggaagaagaagaaagaggagaagaagtttTTCTTGTCAAATGAAGGGAAGCTGtggacaaaagtaaaaaaaaaaaaatgaacagagagagaagagaaaaaaagaagagatgttgaaagaggaggaagattaaggatgaaatgtaagaaggaaaaagaagagagaaagaggaagtctGGGATGTAAtgcacgagaaggaggaggaggaggaggaggagaaaaagatcgAAAAAGAATTAAGATGAAATGGAAgacaaaaagattaaataaacagacgcagaagattgaagagaaattaatgtggtaattctgatgatgatgataaggaggaggaggaggaggaggaggaggaggaggaggaggaggaggaggaggaggaggaggtggagaagaaggaggaaaacactgaaaaataaatgaaacaagagaaggagagaagatacaagaaaaagcaaaatatataaagagagagagagagagagagagagagagagagagagagagagagagagagagagagaatgataaattaATCCATCacttcttcaccttccctcattAAAATTCCTAATTCCTAATTCTTAACTCTTACAATTTACCCAGTCAATTTATCATCTCTTCTCAACAAACAAATTTCTCGGAGCATCATTATTAAGAAATGTGCATAAGAGCTATTTACGTCCATTATTTGTCCTGTCCTGTCTTGCTAACCTGTCTTCCACCTGTCAACAGCGAAGCATAAGATGTTGGGTTACCTAACAATTATCGTActcagaaggagagagagagagagagagagagagagagagagagagagagagagagagagagagagagagagagagagagagagagagagagagagagagaatactaagGCTCATCGTACACTGAAGAATATTGTCGTGCGCATTTTGAAGCGTAAGACGAAGGGTTCCCTATCAATTATCGTActcaaaaggagagagagagagagagagagagagagagagagagagagagagagagagagagagagagagagagagagagagtttttcagGTTTATCGTACATTAAGAATATTGTCGTGCGTATTTTGAAGCATAAGACGAAACGTTGCCTAACAATTTTCGTACTCTGAGGAATATTGTCGTACGTACTCTGAAGAaatatcttattattatcattttacttGCACATTTTcagttgttttcatttctatgtattattcctttttttttatttattgttgttttcatctcCATTACAACTATTATCCATTTCATTACAACTAACATCATTATCACTCACTTATTAGCCCAATTTCATATGCAGGTGTCCAGGGATTCGATCTTCACCTTGCATCTATTACTGGTTCGCTGGTATTATCATTACCCCTATTACAACTACCATCTACCTTCGTCAGCACTTACTGTCACCTGTTATTCACCTATTTGCATATATTCAAACCAGATGTCCAGCAATTTGATCTcaagtttgtatatatatatttttaggcTGGTTCCCCCTCACGGCTTTTACGTCTCAGGGTCAAGGTTAATGTCCTTAGGTTCGTTACTCCTTGTGCCCCACCTTGCTCATCTGACCGGCGTGAACTAATGGAGTGTGACAGGCcttactgagtgtgtgtgtgtgtgtgtgtgtgtgtgtgtgtgtgtgtgtgtgtgtgtgtgtgtgtgtgtgtgtgtgtgatctatcGTGTTTGCGTTTGCGTGTCTTgtatctcgttctttttttatttgtgtgtgtgtgtgtgtgtgtgtgtgtgtgtgtgtgtgtgtgtgtgtgtgtgtgtgtgtgtgtgtgtgtgtgtgtgtgtgtgtgtgtttgcgtctctctctctctctctctctctctctctctctctctctctctctctctctctctctctctctctcttgtccaaaACTAGACACCTCATTAGATTCctacttcaagagagagagagagagagagagagagagagagagagagagagagagagagagagagagagagagagagagagagagagagagagagagagagagagagagagagagagctgccaaGTACTCTTAATAATAGTATTTTTAAATTAACTGCCAACAGAAGGATAATCACTAGTCGatcaaggtcagagagagagagagagagagagagagagagagagagagagagagagagagagagagagagagagagagaataaaccaaggataggacaaggagaaggagaaagaagaaactaaataattgagcaaggaggaggaggaggaggaggaggaggaggaggaggaggaggaggaggaggaggaggaggaggaggaggaggaggaggaggaagaagaatatacaAGTCGATCTAAAATGACAAGTTTATGAGGAGGCTTGcagaaaataaatgtttgcaaaatataggaggaggaggaggaggaggaggaggaggaggaggaggaggaggaggaggaggaggaggaggaggcaaagaataataagagaacTGAAGGACTGTGAAGATAATAGACaatataagaaagaggaggaagaggagaagaggagagaaaaagatgaagaggagagatgagaaggagaaggaagaaaacgagaagaacgGAGAAtcaaaacgaagaaaaggatacgaaggagaaaagaagagacagaaagagagataaaagcaagaaaagacaaagagaagacaaggaaagggaagaggagagaagaagtttaaataagaaaaagaagaacacgggaagattgaaagttgaatgaccaatgggaagagggaaggaatggcaaagggagaggaggaggaggagaaggaggaggaggaggaggaggaggaggaggaggaggaggaggaggaggaggaggaggaagagcaggaagagagttACCTGGGGCTCTATACGACCTTGAACTTAATAATGATGACAGGTGGAGTTAAACTGGttcaggtgatggtggtgatggtggtggtagtggtggtggtggtggtagtagtggtgatggttggtAATGACAGTTAAATAGTGAGGTATGCCAGACACAAAAGGTACAAcacaagccaccaccaccatcaccatcaccaccaccaccaccaccaccaccaccaccaccacagctcatCCAAACTAAATAGAAGTTGCAAAACGTGATGTCCATTTTATTatactgtggaggaggaggaggaggaggaggaggaggaggaggaggaggaggaggaggaggaggaggaggaggaggaggaggcggggggagcgtgtgggagggatggatgtaggagggaggaatggagggaagggaggaacatgactaacacacacacacacacacacagagagagagagagagagagagagagagagagagagagagagagagagaaaaaaaatacagtcgCTGTGAATATTGTCACCCGTCAACTAATTCACATCGTTACCTCATTTATTCAGCAAACACTTCCTGGCCGCAGAACTGTACGTGGCCgctaaattaattaatattccCACCTGGCAACGCACCTTTTCctgcacttttatttttctttactcattttgtcatctctctctctctctctctctctctctctctctctctctctagtgttgttttgttttgggtctctctctctctctctctctctctctctctctctctctggttcgttGGTTCGGGAGATGCTTCGGTTTGGTTCAGTTCAGCTCGATTCGGTTcgcttcgttcgttcgttcgttcgtgtgAAAATGATGTGTTGCTTTTTGTGTTTCCCAGTTTGTGTTGTGACGGttatttttcaattatttctttcttatttatttcattcgtttacctctttacttattttgttgttatgttgttcttccttttgttttatttatttatttttctgaaaCCTTCCGTGCATTTGTGATTaatcccccgttttctttccttcgcacCATCATTATAATCTCATCAATTCCTTTTTACAATTAgttccctttacttttttctttctttcttcccttccttcattcactcacctcCATCAcgcattctttccctcttcattcccctaacaaacaaacaaataaaaaaataaataaagaaaaaaaaaatattacacaagTCACCCATCAAAAAACTCAAGCAGCACTTCTAAATTTCTCTCACAGATGGCGCGCGAATCATCACTGGTAGCGGTGGCTGTGGTGCTGGTGGGCGTGCTGGTGGGAGGTGCTTCTGCTGTCTTTCCCTATGGCTACTACGGCACACCTTCTGTCCTCTATCACCCTTACTACAGTGCCCCGCCCATCTCCCAGCCTGTGACATGTaagtgatgggagggagagagagagagagtgggtaggggataaggaatgggagaaggaagaggggaaaagaaagacaaggaaggaaaaagggaagagaaagggaggaagggaggaaggaaaaagaggaaaagataagagggaaggaatatgaaagaaagaaagagagagagaaaggaaggaaggaaggaaggaaggaacaagaagggagaaaggaaaagagagaaggaagaaaaaaagagaagaaagcaaggaaagaagagaggaaaagaaggaaaggaaaggaaatgaaagaaaaagaaaggaaagaagaggaaaagaaaagaatagaaggaaggaacgaaagaaagtgatggaaggaaggaataaagaaaaagaaaacgaagatataGATACACatgacaataaataataaaagcaaggaaataaaacacacaagaaggaagataggaatattttcggagagagagagagagagagagagagagagagagagagagagagagagagagagagagagagagagagagggtgggtgggtggcacaaaaaaaaaaaaaaaatgaaactttaTCTGTCCCTGTGTTGTGTGGCGCCCTGCAGTGTTaccagctaaaaaaaaaaaagtgttgtgttgttagGGGAGATAAAAGTGGAGGTGAAGTTTTGGGAGGAGTTGAGTTGgggtgtgtttacctgtgtgtgtgtgtgtgtgtgtgtgtgtgtgtgtgtgtgtgtgtgtgtgtgtgtgtgtgtgtgtgtgtgtgtgtgtgtgtgtgtgtgtgtgtgtgtgtgtgtgtgtgtgtgtgtgtgtgtgtgtgtgtgtgtgtgtgtgaaaaattagtcgtgtagtgatgatggtagtagtagtagtagtagtagtagtagtagtagtagtagtaaaaattgaaggaaaaacacGCATGGaaagcgaaaagaaaagaaaaaggcctTTCTCAACAAATAAAAGGACGCAAGATGAACACAATACTAatgaacctaatctaacctaaccacaatACATCAACACACTCCTCCCACCCATACAAAAACAGATTAAAAACCCGCAATGCAAATCACAGAAAAACATTCCTGCAAACCCCAATACAATCCACTACAACCTGCTAGAAAACTGACTGCTGAAATATTAAATacgagggtaaaaaaaaaaagtaacaccacttctccccttccccccaccccagaCACCGGTTTACCTATGCGTCCCATTAGTTTGAGAGCAGAAGAGGTGATGGTGCTGCCGTGTCCAGGGGAAGGCTTCTTCGTACACCCTACCAACAGTTCTCGTTTCTATAGGTACGTACAAATCACCTATCTAGATCACTGGTGCTTCCTTCTGACTGGTCTCTAGTTAGGAACGCTtagctctttcaccacgactaattttcaaggccacagagatgtttaGGTGGGTTCACAAGAGTGTTTATCATTTTAATAGTgtaatgttgttaatctgtcactaaaaccgtaagaATATCATTAAATAGCCGTGTAGCTTCGACTATATATTGGTTTTTGAATATGGCGGAAgtgcggcgcggaagtgtttctgAATTGTTCTCACTCGCTTgctttcactctttcctctcgTCGTTTCCCTCGAGTCAAAGGTTGGTGTCAAGTATAAGTCTTTTCCAGTTGTTTTTTGTACACTGCATTGcttctgtgactcccatccatTGAAGTTCTACCGCAATGCCATCCCTCCACTtcgctttcactctctctacgaAAATCTGAGTGTTTAGTTTGATTGATGATAAAGTTTTTCAAATTTCtgcccttttctttttataaatttaagagtttttttattattattattcgcaCTTTTCGTTGTTTAAGTAAATTTTCTATAGCTTTCTGTTTAAAtctctgtctgttcgtctctttctgtctttctctctcttttctctgtcattatatttctttcgtcatcctcttcctcctcctcgcgtttTCCCTTCATTGTTTTAATTATTACATCATACACCatgtcatctttctcttctttttttactctctttcattctccacttccttcctccttgtttcctcttccccctccctgtttctttctctttctatcttatttttcttccctttattgtTTCCTACTtcactcccttcttctctccctctctctctctctctctctctgtgtgtgtgtgtgtgtgtgtgtgtgtgtgtgtgtgtgtgtgtgtgtgtgtgtatttcagcTACGCATATTTACTTCTATACCTAAACCATCTGTGCGTGTTTTTCAGGTGCGTGGACCATACAGGGACGGGCCGGTTCTTTGTGAGGTACATCTTTGAGTGTGCACCTGGCTTTGTCTTCAACCCTGAGCCAAAGGTCCAGACTTGCATTCCTGGGGCGGGCTCAGTCTTAGGCTCCACGCAACCACCAACCACTGGGCCCCCTACAGACGCTCCAGTGCCTTCAACAAACCCTCCTGTCACACCTCCTTCTTCCACAGATCCTCCCGTTCCTTCTGTACCTCCCACAGATCCTCCcgttccttctgttcctcctacaGATCCTCCCGTCACACAGCCTCCAGTCACAGATATTCCCGTTCCGCCAACAGAAAGCACCGCTCCTCCTACCCCAGATGATGTAAGTGATAATCGTACATTGCTGAATGTTATCGTACTTAAAGCTTACGTAATTGAATCTGTAGCATGGagtgagttattattattattgccattaccattatttatcGTTATTTTCAGTTCGTTTTCCTTTTACAACCTCCCAACAAAATTCCTAAACGATttgcatacatatacatatttttacaGTAAtgtagaagataaaaacaatgcAGACTAGAAGGGGAAGGTATTGTTCATTATCATTAAAAGCAATTTAGTTAATCCCTGAGGACACAAGAAGGATGCCTGGGTAGGTTTTGTGATGACACACGAGTGGTAATGTTTCTGGTTCTCAAGTGTAGTAATATTTGTGGTTCTGAGAATTAGTAATATTAGTGGTTCCCAGGTGTGATAGCGCTTCTGGCTCCCCAGTGTTTGTGGTTCCCAGGTGTGCTGTTATTTGTGGTTCTCAGGTGTGCAAACGGTTTCACTGATATAATAATCTAGGCACCAGCTCTTAAGGAGTTTTAACGCGTTAAGATGGCAATATTGAGGTAGTAAATTAGTGAGACAGAAATAAAAGCcggtatgacacacacacacacacacacacacacacacacacacacacacacacacacacacactcgtacctCACTCAAAACAGTCGTACACTCACCACCATACCTTAACTAACACGAAACGAGAAATAATGAGTTTAAGCTTGAAGAAAaatagatttaagaaagagatagaaaggaattgCTTCTTaactagagtggtggatgaatggaatgcactcagtaatcaggttgttagtgctgagtcattagggagcttcaaccctttcactactaatGACAAAAAAAGGATACTTATGGGCAATCTCACACCACACCATTCAATCCATCTTAAAGGAAAACCACAGCAAGCAAAGGATTAAACGAAGATGaggcaaatttatggatgagaatgacaGGTAGGAATTGTAGGTGctcttcatacagggactgccaggTACaagtaggcctgatgacttgttgcagcttcccttgttttcttgtgttcttaccCTAATATTTCAGAATTGCAAGGGGCAGTACGTGCAGCATGAGATGTACTGCAACGTGTATCGACGGTGCAACGACACGAGCAAGCGGTACATGTGTCCTCAGGGTACCGCGTTCAGCGAGCAGCGGCAGATGTGCAGGATTGGCGCAgcgggtaagagagagagagagagagagagagagagagagagagagagagagagagagagagagagagagttgtttgtctatttcaacgttgtgttttttttttcctctctctctctctctctcatctctctctctctctctctctctctctctctctctctctctgttattcaaCGTTACCTCACTCAATTTACCTCCTTCCCCCTttacctccatccctctctccttatctctccctctcttacttctctcccttccttcttcctttcctttccctcccttccttcctcctttcctctccctattgATCTGTCTTGCCTACACCAtcgctgtaataataataataataataataataataataataataataacaacaacaacaaccaacaagaGTAGGTCTAACATTAATTTTGAAAAGAGGCCTCACTTTATTCCTACAAAAAATAATAGGTTTTGTTTTTACGAGTCATATTTCGCAGCAGAAAAGATTAAATATGAACAGAAATACAAATTATTCTACATTTTAATCATATAATTAAGTCTGCCTTTAAAAATTATAATTACGGCTCCCGttttctcttaaaaaaaaaacataattacaaTGGTCTATGGTTTTAAATACAATACGTTTTCTGTTGAAGTTTGCcactgggagaaaaaaaattgtggttttatatattttttgaatttttaaagtcatgtttttactttatctttttcattgtttaactctttattctatttcgtgttcttttttttttatcgtttgtgAGGTTAAGTGGAagatattgttttgttgttatttgttgttgttcatgtctCCCCTTttgctcctctctcctcttcctccccctcctcttctcgttaTTATTCTtcgtgcactctctctctctctctctctctctctctctctctctctctcctctctctctctctctctctctctctctctctctctctctctctctcagtatcttccctttaacaacaactacaacaacaacaataacaacaacaacaacaatttcacCTTTCAAATATCATTCATTTTCATGCCATTTACATGATTTTCTTCATTTGCATATCAGTTATTCATTTCTTTGTGCATGGTgacgttgttattattattattattattattattattattattattattattataaggggatatatactttttttccctctttctgctTATTGCTTATCCTTCAATACTACGAAACTGAGGCTAAACAAAGATGAAATACTTATACATAAAATTTGCATTCCTCTacgaaatcaaaataaataaagaattaaatgaACACAATCAGATTACCTATCGTCAATAAAACAAcgataaaaaagatatatttaaaaaaacataataaaatagaaaattattGATAAATGACAGATAAGAAACGATCACTATTTCTGTTAGTGGGAGAATTATATATAAactgaaagcagagagagagagagagagagagagagagagagagagagagagagagagagagagagagagagagaggagagagagagagagagagagagagagagagagagagagatatgcagaTCCTTGTCACCATCCTCTCTAAAAAtagcgaggaggaggtggtgaaggagatgaaagagaaaagcataaaaataaagagaatcgatgagaaaaatgaggagaaacacagtggaagaaaaaaaaggaaaggaggaagagggaggatgtaaaagtgagagaaaaaaaaaaaacgagaatgagagaaggaaaaaaaatatatacgaagaatcatgtaaacaaacaaaacatcaaaCAAACCACTAACCTCTTCTTACtcagctcctcttcttcctcctcctcctcttccttcttttccatgttgtttccttcatttcttcttatgTCCCTCTCTTTATACTGAATAGTTTAGCCTATCACGAACACCCTAGTTAAGGTAACGTTAGGCTAAATGAAAATAGGTTTTAAGACTAGTTAGATATCGTTAGGTCAGACAGGTTAATTAATTAAGGTatggtagggtagggtaggctaggttagttaggttaccGTGGGTTAAATTAAGGTTGAgtaggtgaggtcaggttgggttagatAAGGTCAGGTAGGTTAAGGCAGGTTAATTTTCTAGTTAAGGTTAGGTACGAATAAGGTAAGTTAGCTTTGAAGTAGGTTAAATTAGGATGAGACTAAGTTGGGTGTGTTCTTTAGCTCACCATATTAGGCTGGGATGTGATTAGGTGAAGGCCAAGAGATCTACGACTATACTCACTGGAACTGAGGATTGCATGATCGTACTCTGGCATCCTCCGTCAACACTGCGTCCCAACCAGTGCGTGTGGTGCGCTGCAGGAATATTAACCAAAACCAATAAAATATGCAGGCAGCAATGGTAGATACCACTAAATATGGACCATTCTGATTTTCGAATAACAACTCCTGCATATATTATTGGCAGCGATAAATATTCCTAAAACGTACATCATGCATAGACTCAGGCGATGAGTTGCCAAATTACGATGATAGATCTTGTAATTAAGACCTGACCAACTATATCTTTCCTTTACAGTCATTCTTACACCATTCCTTTGACAGGACGAGGAGCTGTGTGTGGGCAAGATAGTGGCAGCCGTATCGTCCCAATTACGCACTGAGCTGGTGGACGGACACATTCTCTTGCCAGATGACGCCGTGCTTGTGCCGTTGCTTACCTCTCCTCTCACAGCAAGTCACGTGGCACCACACATACTAACCCTCAGAACCCCAAACGTTCCCCAACCTCATCCTTACAATTTCCCTTCCCCTGGCTCTAGTTTCGCTGCCATACCCTATTCCACTGTAGTTAAGCCCCAGAGTCTGTCCCTAGTTAGGCCACGTCCCTTGACATCGCCATACGCAGCTACAGGTTACGATTCTCAGTCCGTGACAGTGAACAACGTTAGGAAACCGCAGAAACACTTGCATTTTCCGAACTTCTTTCCCTACGCCCAAGGGGATTCGAACCTGGGATACGGGAGTCCTTACTACAGGGATCCTAGTACAGGTTACGGGAATCTTCCTTTAGGGTACCAGAGCCCTCAAGTAGTTCCAGGGAATCCTAACTTTGCATACAGTCCTCTATTTCCctgaaaggagaatgaagaggaggagaaaggatgatggaaaaggtaatgaaaggaaataaaaaaggaataagagataGAAGGGATTAAGGATAAATACAGCAACTAAAAgggtaaattaaagaaaaaattaaaaaagaattagAGAATGGGAGAGTAGGTGGGTAgtatggcggcggcggcggtggtggtggtgggaggtgaACTGACGCAAGTTTATTGAAGGGGAAAGACTTATTaggtaagtgagagagagagagagagagagagagagagagagagagagagagaggagagagagagagagagatatgcataCTCTATGAATACAGACGTAGGCATTAATACACATCcaaccttcccctccccatagaaaaaatatgctgaaaaaaaaaaaaaaattgcaagtaCACAAAAggaattgctactactactactactactactatcacaacaaCAGCATTCATAACTGCCCCCAAAAAAGTAACAAACACACCATAACAACAGCAGAATATCAAAGAGCAGAGTAAATaaaccaataacaaaaaaaaaaaacaaagcacaaCAAATAAACGACGAAGATaagacaaaaactaaaaaaaaataaattaaaaaaaaataaattgaaaaaataaggaaaagaaatttgcAGTGACATAAAAACTAAtcacatataaaagaaaaaaaatagagacacTAACTTtcgaaataaacaaaagaaaaacaaaacctaAAGGAACGCACAAAATAtcgacatcaccatcaccgcttcCGTTATTTCTCCGCTCCCTCTTTGcttgtattactattattcttcctttatgAACATACGCACATTTAGACCTAACAATAAATTAATGTaccagaataaacaaaaaagaaccaTGCAATAAGCGCCACTTTGTTACGATCGGAGAAATAAAACTCTGAAGGGGActtaatttatttcattctttattgATATGTTAAGGCTCTCAGGtataggacagagagagagagagagagagagagagagagagagagagagagagagagagagagagagagagagagagaggtgctaaaaggtgtatatgtgtatatacgaaagagaaagaaagagaatgttagaaagagagaaatagaggtgTAGGGaaatacggaaaaaaagaaaagagagaaaacttgaaatggaagaaggaaatgatgtTGAAACGaataaaactgagagagagagagagagagagagagaggagagagagagagagagagagagagagagagagagagagagagagagagagagagagggaaatatgaaGGTCATCAATACTGCAATACAATAAactatgaaaataacaaaaacaactcgcgaaaaagagagagaggaagagagaaagagacaacaggaaacagcagaaaaagaaagaagaaagaatcacAGCGACCTAATGACCTATCTTTCATCTATCTTAAGCATGGTGTATattatatgaaaataaacactACAGATCTATAATCACTGTCTTAGATCATCGTTCTGTCCGTCGGGGTTACCATTATCAATAGCACTGCAATAATACAGCAGACAGCATCTCTTGGGAACAGAAATATCATACTTTTCTGCGTTTCACTCTAGCGGGCTCTAAGGGTTGCTCTCTAGCTGGTAATACTGCCTTGTCTTCTTTTGTCAATGTGGTATTAttgtggctgttgttgttgttgttgttgttgttgttgtttttcattgtcaggttagtttaggtttggtttggcttgGTTTAGTTCAAGTTTGggctgggtcaggttaggttaggttaagttaggttaggttaagttaggttaggttaggttaggttaagttaggatttGATAAGGCAGGTTAGGATTGGGCTCGGTTtggattagattaagttaggtga
Proteins encoded in this region:
- the LOC135109856 gene encoding uncharacterized protein LOC135109856, whose amino-acid sequence is MARESSLVAVAVVLVGVLVGGASAVFPYGYYGTPSVLYHPYYSAPPISQPVTYTGLPMRPISLRAEEVMVLPCPGEGFFVHPTNSSRFYRCVDHTGTGRFFVRYIFECAPGFVFNPEPKVQTCIPGAGSVLGSTQPPTTGPPTDAPVPSTNPPVTPPSSTDPPVPSVPPTDPPVPSVPPTDPPVTQPPVTDIPVPPTESTAPPTPDDNCKGQYVQHEMYCNVYRRCNDTSKRYMCPQGTAFSEQRQMCRIGAADEELCVGKIVAAVSSQLRTELVDGHILLPDDAVLVPLLTSPLTASHVAPHILTLRTPNVPQPHPYNFPSPGSSFAAIPYSTVVKPQSLSLVRPRPLTSPYAATGYDSQSVTVNNVRKPQKHLHFPNFFPYAQGDSNLGYGSPYYRDPSTGYGNLPLGYQSPQVVPGNPNFAYSPLFP